From a single Hippoglossus stenolepis isolate QCI-W04-F060 chromosome 2, HSTE1.2, whole genome shotgun sequence genomic region:
- the LOC118120806 gene encoding ankyrin repeat and SOCS box protein 5, giving the protein MSGERVRTNMPEVPSGAPEVSRKRAAESGPHSEHRPKWKKVCWGILTSQGSWADCSPLHEAACQGRLLALRTLLAQGYHANIITFDHVTPLHEACLSGHVACVRALINAGANVNAATINGATPLYNCCVSGSVGCMELLLQNGAHTHTLHTHFPSALHEACKRGSSQCVESLLTHGADPDYEVSHLGSPLYMSCLHQHTACSKILLHRGANVNVGRGGDSPLHAAVRQDDADQLSLLLDYGADVNLRDSNNQRPVELAPQGGKTQQLLQAFEVSPRSLYQLCRIQIRNLIGRSRLKDLPSLPLPSLLTHYLEHT; this is encoded by the exons ATGAGCGGTGAGCGCGTGAGGACCAACATGCCCGAGGTCCCGTCCGGAGCTCCGGAGGTGTCCCGGAAAAGAGCCGCCGAGTCCGGCCCGCACTCCGAACATAGACCGAAGTGGAAGAAAGTCTGCTGGGGCATCCTGACCAGCCAAG GATCCTGGGCAGATTGCTCCCCTCTCCATGAAGCAGCTTGTCAGGGTCGACTGCTCGCTCTGCGCACTCTGCTGGCCCAG GGATATCACGCCAACATTATCACTTTTGATCATGTGACCCCTCTCCATGAAGCCTGCCTATCTGGACACGTAGCCTGTGTCAGAGCATTAATAAATGCTGGAGCTAAT GTAAATGCTGCTACCATCAATGGCGCCACTCCTCTGTacaactgttgtgtttctggaAGTGTCGGCTGTATGGAACTACTGCTGCAGaatggagcacacacacacacgttacacacacacttcccgTCAGCTCTGCACGAAGCCTGCAAGAGAG GTAGCAGCCAGTGTGTAGAGTCCCTGCTGACTCATGGGGCAGATCCAGACTATGAGGTGTCCCATCTGGGCTCTCCTCTCTACATGAGCTGTCTGCACCAACACACAGCTTGCTCCAagattctgctgcacagag GAGCCAATGTTAATGtaggcagaggaggagacagtccTCTTCATGCAGCTGTCAGACAGGACGATGCTGAtcagctgtcactgctgctcGACTATGGAGCTGATGTCAACCTCAGAGACAGCAACAATCAGCGACCTGTGGAGTTAGCACCTCAGGgtggaaaaacacagcagctgctaCAAGCATTTGAAG ttTCTCCGAGGAGTCTCTACCAGTTGTGTCGTATCCAGATCAGGAATCTGATTGGTCGATCCAGACTGAAGGAtctcccctcccttcctctgccCTCCCTGCTCACCCACTATCTGGAGCACACAtag
- the spcs3 gene encoding signal peptidase complex subunit 3 — translation MNTVLSRANSLFAFSLSVMAALTFGCFVTTAFKDRRVPVDIHVSKVMLKNVDDFTGPRERSDLGFLTFDLSANLQPIFDWNVKQLFLYLSAEYASKSNSLNQVVLWDKIVLRGENTKLNLRDMKSKYFFFDDGNGLRANKNITLTLSWNVVPNAGILPLVAGSGHVSLPFPETYETTRSY, via the exons ATGAATACGGTTCTGTCCAGAGCGAACTCTCTGTTCGCCTTCTCTCTGAGCGTCATGGCGGCTCTAACGTTCGGCTGTTTCGTCACCACTGCCTTCAAAGACAGAAGAGTTCCTGTGGACATCCACGTCTCCAAAGTCATGCT GAAGAACGTTGATGACTTCACAGGACCCAGAGAGCGCAGTGATCTGGGTTTcctcacctttgacctctcagCTA ATCTGCAGCCAATTTTTGACTGGAACGTGAAACAGCTATTTCTTTATCTGTCTGCCGAGTATGCCTCAAAGAGTAAT tctctgAATCAGGTGGTGCTTTGGGATAAGATCGTCCTTCGAGGTGAAAACACCAAGCTGAACCTCAGAGACATGAAGTCTAAATACTTCTTCTTTGACGATGGGAACGGACTCAG AGCCAACAAGAACATCACTCTGACGCTGTCATGGAATGTTGTTCCCAATGCTGGAATCCTGCCTCTTGTCGCTGGAAGTGGACACGTCAGCCTCCCCTTCCCAGAGACATACGAGACCACCAGGAGctattag